The Cryptococcus gattii WM276 chromosome B, complete sequence genome has a segment encoding these proteins:
- a CDS encoding Ribosomal protein S3, putative (Similar to TIGR gene model, INSD accession AAW40727.1): MSASQIISKRRKFVADGVFQAELNDFFTRELAEEGYAGCEVRVTHARTEIIIRATHTQEVLGDKGRRIRELKALIEKRFKFPENALELYAEKVQYRGLSATAQAESLRYKLLGGLAMRRACYGVLRFVMESGAKGCEVVVSGKLRAARAKSMKFTEGFMVHSGQPARDFIDYAVRHVLLRQGVLGIKVKIMKPSDPAGRQGPAKNLPDDVQITEPKAEGVIEIRSDHKNPPVQAIPPAAAPAPEAQAAEAQY, encoded by the exons ATGTCTGCCTCTCAAATCATTAGCAAGCGCAGAAAGTTCGTCGCCGACGGTGTCTTCCAGGCCGAGCTCAACGACTTCTTCACCCGAGAGCTCGCTGAGGAGGGTTACGCCGGCTGTGAGGTCCGTGTTACCCACGCCCGTACCGAAATCATCATCAGGGCTACCCACACCCAGGAGGTCCTCGGTGACAAGGGTCGACGAATTAGGGAGCTCAAGGCTTTGATCGAGAAGAGGTTCAAGTTCCCCGAGAACGCTCTCGAGCTCTACGCTGAGAAGGTCCAGTACCGAGGTCTCTCCGCCACTGCCCAGGCCGAGTCCCTCAGGTACAAGCTCCTCGGTGGTCTTGCTATGCGACG AGCCTGTTACGGTGTCCTCCGATTCGTCATGGAGTCTGGTGCTAAGGGTTGTGAGGTTGTCGTTTCCGGCAAGCTCCGTGCTGCTCGTGCCAAGTCTATGAAGTTCACTGAGGGCTTCATGGTCCACTCTGGTCAACCCGCTCGTGACTTCATCGACTACGCCGTTCGACACGTTCTCCTCCGACAGGGTGTCCTCGGTATTAAGGTCAAGAT TATGAAGCCTTCCGACCCCGCCGGCCGACAGGGTCCCGCCAAGAACCTCCCCGACGATGTCCAGATCACCGA GCCCAAGGCCGAAGGTGTCATCGAGATCCGATCCGACCACAAGAACCCCCCTGTCCAGGCTATCCCCCCTGCCGCCGCTCCCGCTCCCGAGGCTCAGGCCGCCGAGGCTCAGTACTAG
- a CDS encoding C-14 sterol reductase, putative (Similar to TIGR gene model, INSD accession AAW40729.1) yields MSDQEESTTTVITATTHLDLPAHPHIKTYQELNPRSKPTEFFGPWGTGAITLFTPLFTYFFFFACNDAVGCTPTSVQGWKDALALVGNYPSSAGKLWEWKAVGVYLAWYAFCMICEVVLPGQRVQGNLLRDGRRKVYRMNGLYTLLLALGLLTGVLVQPKGIQAFTWLHDHFVPLISASLAMATFQAVWVYVWSFFSGGLLALGGNSGNVIYDFFIGRPLNPTIPGFSSFDLKTFNEVRPGMILWLLLNISCACEQYVRIGKLTDSMWIVLIFEGWYVLDCLVQEHTILNQMDITTDGFGFMLAFGDLTWVPFTYGLQARFLASNPVELGPVATALIVGVEVAGMYIFRVANNEKANFRAGKNPKNLEYMQTERGTKLLTSGWWGRSQHPNYFGDWLIALGWCLPTGFNTPLTYFYLVYFVVLLLHRQKRDEEACKLKYGKDWERYCEKVPYKIIPYVY; encoded by the exons ATGTCCGACCAGGAAGAATCCACAACAACGGTCATAACAGCTACAACCCACCTAGATCTCCCCGCCCACCCACACATCAAGACCTACCAGGAGCTTAACCCCCGCTCAAAGCCCACAGAGTTCTTCGGGCCATGGGGCACAGGCGCAATCACCCTCTTCACTCCTCTCTTCACCTactttttcttctttgcttGCAATGACGCTGTCGGATGCACACCAACTAGTGTCCAGGGCTGGAAAGATGCTTTGGCGCTGGTGGGCAACTACCCGAGCTCCGCAGGTAAATTGTGGGAGTGGAAAGCCGTGGGAGTGTATCTCGCCTGGTATGCGTTTTGCATGATCTGTGAAGTCGTCTTGCCTGGGCAAAGAGTCCAAGGTAACTTGTTGCGAGATGGTCGAAGAAAAGTCTACAGAATGAACG GTCTTTACACTCTTCTCCTCGCCCTTGGTCTTCTTACCGGCGTTCTTGTCCAGCCCAAGGGTATTCAAGCTTTCACTTGGCTTCATGACCACTTTGTGCCCCTCATTTCGGCCAGTTTAGCCATGGCCACTTTCCAAGCCGTCTGGGTTTATGTGTGGAGCTTTTTCTCTGGTGGGCTCTTGGCTCTTGGTGGAAACTCTGGTAATGTCATTTACGAC TTCTTTATCGGCCGACCTCTTAACCCTACCATCCCCGGATTCTCCTCTTTCGACCTCAAGACATTCAACGAAGTTCGACCCGGCATGATCCTCTGGCTCTTACTCAACATTTCTTGCGCTTGCGAGCAATATGTCAGGATTGGGAAATTGACTGATAGTATGTGGATCGTCCTCATCTTTGAGGGCTGGTACGTCCTCGACTGTCTTGTGCAAGAACACACAATCCTCAACCAGATGGACATTACAACCGACGGTTTCGGCTTTATGCTCGCCTTTGGCGACCTCACCTGGGTTCCTTTTACGTACGGTCTCCAAGCACGGTTCTTGGCTTCTAACCCCGTCGAGCTGGGTCCCGTGGCGACAGCGTTGATCGTCGGTGTTGAGGTCGCGGGGATGTACATCTTCCGAGTGGCTAATAATGAAAAGGCCAATTTCAGAGCTGGAAAGAACCCCAAGA ACTTGGAATACATGCAGACAGAGAGGGGTACCAAGCTTTTGACTTCCGGCTGGTGGGGCCGATCTCAACATCCT AACTACTTTGGCGACTGGCTCATTGC TCTAGGATGGTGTCTTCCCACCGGCTTCAACACCCCCCTCACATATTTTTACCTCGTCTATTTTGTTGTTCTCCTTTTGCACAGGCAAAAGAGGGATGAAGAGGCTTGTAAACTCAAGTATGGCAAAGACTGGGAACGT TATTGCGAAAAAGTGCCTTACAAGATTATCCCTTACGTC TATTAA
- a CDS encoding Hypothetical Protein (Similar to TIGR gene model, INSD accession AAW40731.1), with translation MSLQPQISIHYITIPSPLPSSPSFNFHLTCMANTLMIWVGTGLPTDAAGNAAGGTASMGSVEQVDNKLAADWSVAMPSRGNIPVTATPLFRSGSTDIALPMSQRLAKKFPSNQIHLSLSLPSSLTNQTGQSIDPYASKMVLVMEKKLGKWIEEVLSQEKAEVACQAELCICNA, from the exons ATGTCTCTCCAGCCACAAATATCCATACACTACATCACCATCCCTTCCCCGctcccttcctctccctcaTTCAACTTCCACCTCACCTGTATGGCCAACACCCTCATGATATGGGTCGGCACTGGATTGCCCACCGATGCAGCAGGGAACGCTGCAGGTGGAACGGCGTCTATGGGAAGCGTTGAACAGGTGGATAACAAGTTGGCGGCGGACTGGTCTGTTGCCATGCCTTCCAGAGGA AATATACCAGTGACTGCGACACCGTTGTTCAGGTCTGGCTCCACAGACATCGCTCTTCCAATGTCGCAACGATTAG CCAAGAAATTCCCCTCGAACCAAATACATCTCTCACTCTCTCTCCCATCCTCATTGACCAACCAGACAGGCCAGTCTATAGATCCATATGCAAGTAAGATGGTACTGGTGATGGAAAAGAAGCTTGGCAAGTGGATTGAGGAGGTATTGTCGCAGGAAAAGGCTGAAGTGGCATGTCAGGCCGAGTTGTGTATTTGTAATGCATAG
- a CDS encoding Hypothetical protein (Similar to TIGR gene model, INSD accession AAW40733.1; CNA01090), producing the protein MADITPPSSQQNTPQPSIGKTLPDPDPAAMDVDLDEESESIASEGSAKILVPSGAERAEQVGQAAEADADESEDEGDEEIEVEDEAEAEVEAEEEKGKPEKKGKAPLGGPKRPKRPFKGQLSSTHSHPHATRSRQRTDGPHKTDGSLFDSEIVARWNTDFGDVLSPPSSNARAAPVPTQAAQS; encoded by the exons ATGGCAGACATAACCCCGCCGTCGTCACAGCAAAACACCCCACAGCCCAGTATCGGCAAGACTCTCCCCGACCCTGATCCAGCCGCGATGGACGTTGATCTCGATGAAGAGTCGGAGAGTATCGCAAGTGAGGGCAGCGCTAAGATCTTGGTCCCGTCCGGCGCAGAAAGAGCGGAACAGGTGGGACAGGCGGCCGAAGCGGATGCTGATGAGAGCGAAGACGAAGGCGACGAGGAGATTGAAGTGGAGGATGAGGCCGAGGCTGAGGTTGAggctgaggaggagaagggtaagcctgagaagaagggtaaAGCACCTCTGGGCGGTCCT AAACGGCCAAAACGACCATTCAAAGGCCAGTTGTCATCAACACACTCGCATCCGCATGCTACCCGTTCCCGTCAACGGACAGATGGTCCTCATAAGACGGACGGCAGCCTTTTCGACTCTGAGATCGTGGCGAGATGGAATACGG ACTTTGGCGATGTACTGAGTCCGCCTTCTAGCAACGCTCGAGCTGCACCCGTACCCACTCAGGCAGCACAGTCATAA
- a CDS encoding Glycerol-3-phosphate dehydrogenase (NAD+) (Similar to TIGR gene model, INSD accession AAW41270.1), producing the protein MGKEKVAIVGSGNWGSAIARLAGMNTRKHPDVFDDSRIAVWVYEEEFEGKKLTEVINSEHENRKYLPGVKLEDNVVAIPDLKEAVKDATALIFVTPHQFLGRALDTLEGNVRKDAKAISLIKGVDVHGDDIHIFADVIEQRLGIPCSALSGANIANEVARDTFSETTIGYRNKEDGELWLKLFQTPKFKVQLIEDVAGVSLCGALKNIVAVAAGFVDGLGYGSNSKAAIMRIGLLEMKHFCQEFFTDVKEESFLQESAGVSDVITSCLAGRNYKVAAAFVGANKSFDQLESEMLNGQKLQGIHTAKDVHNFLNAKNRSRAYPLFDKVYQIAWEGVPVEQLTEGL; encoded by the exons ATGGGCAAGGAAAAGGTTGCTATCGTCGGCTCCGGCAACTG GGGTTCTGCTATTGCTCGACTTGCTGGTATGAACACTAGAAAACATCCCGACGTCTTTGACGATTCTCGCATCGCGGTTTGGGTGTatgaggaagag TTTGAGGGCAAGAAGCTTACAGAGGTTATCAATTCTGAGCACGAAAACAGAAAGTACCTCCCCGGTGTTAAGCTCGAGGACAATGTCGTAGCTATCCCCGACTTGAAAGAGGCCGTCAAGGACGCTACAGCCTTGATCTTTGTCACTCCTCACCAAT TCCTCGGAAGGGCGTTAGACACTTTGGAAGGTAACGTTCGGAAGGATGCCAAGGCTATCAGCCTTATCAAG GGTGTTGATGTTCATGGCGATGATATCCACATCTTTGCTGATGTTATCGAGCAACGTCTCGGTATCCCCTGCTCTGCCTTGAGTGGAGCCAACATTGCCAATGAAGTTGCTAGGGATACTTTCTCCGAGACTACTATCGGTTATCGAAacaaggaagatggagagtTGTGGTTGAAGCTTTTCC AAACTCCCAAGTTCAAGGTTCAGCTCATTGAAGAT GTTGCTGGTGTCAGTCTTTGCGGTGCTCTCAAGAACATTGTCGCTGTCGCCGCTGGCTTTGTTGACGGTCTCGGCTACGGTAGTAACTCCAAGG CGGCCATCATGCGTATTGGTCTTCTCGAGATGAAGCACTTTTGTCAGGAATTCTTTACAGACGTCAAAGAGGAGAGTTTCTTGCAGGAGAGTGCGGGTGTCAGTGATGTGATCACTTCTTGTCTTGCTGGAAGGAACTACAAGGTTGCAGCGGCGTTTGTAGGGGCCAATAAG TCATTTGATCAACTCGAGTCAGAGATGTTGAACGGACAAA AGCTCCAAGGTATCCACACT GCCAAGGATGTGCACAACTTCCTCAACGCCAAGAACCGATCTCGAGCTTACCCCCTGTTCGACAAGGTCTACCAGATTGCCTGGGAAGGTGTACCTGTTGAGCAACTCACTGAAGGGCTTTAA
- a CDS encoding uncharacterized protein (Similar to TIGR gene model, INSD accession AAW41268.1): protein MRSHLSLSLLFSSLAAIRVVTAASADEWKGKSIYQLFTDRFAPVSDTAPARSSPIPDECDPIDQTWCGGTWLSIIDKLDYISDMGFDAIWISPVSQNTDRDTPYHYAYHGYWVNDPRVLNPRFGTADDLKALSKALHDRGMYLMVDIVVNNIPGTTINDPFNTSALVADRSIWTDSSEFHPQCWIDYSNQTSVENCWLGDDRLPLMDVNTENQVVISTLQAWIANLTAEYHIDGLRIDAAKHVPGEFWTGFCGAAGVFCIGEVYTDDIGFAAEFQTQKWMDSILGYPLYYGIVDGFGTPNGNMTKFVDIATQVLGSFPTPGLIGNFLENHDLPRWRNTTADSQLAYNAMVVQFLFEGLPVVYYGQEQDFASGAGDPYNRQALWPSQYANTTTYNHIKRLNEIRHAVISNNTLFDGKNFLDSQTKIVASTDHDVAFRKGPLLTVLTNRGSPSQNVGFGVPTMGWPSQSSVVDLLSCKQFTVGSGGAILVSYAASGYGGMPYVFASQSDASALKICGDAGMSTYVSANATSAASPALAPSTGLGSALSLPAVVAGTLGLMSIL from the exons ATGAGATCACACTTGTCATTGTCATTATTGTTTTCTTCCCTTGCGGCGATCCGTGTCGTCACTGCAGCTTCAGCCGACGAGTGGAAAGGCAAATCCATTTACCA ACTTTTCACCGATCGATTTGCTCCAGTTTCCGATACTGCACCTGCTCGATCTTCCCCTATACCGGATGAATGTGATCCAATCGACCAAAC CTGGTGTGGTGGAACATGGCTGTCTATCATTGACAAGCTTGACTACATTTCTGACATGGGTTTTGACGCTATTTGGATTTCTCCCGTCAGCC AAAACACCGACCGCGACACTCCTTACCACTATGCTTACCATGGCTACTGGGTCAATGATCCTCGTGTTCTCAACCCTCGTTTCGGTACCGCCGATGATCTCAAGGCGCTCAGTAAAGCTCTTCACGACAGGGGAATGTACTTGATGGTCGACATTGTCGTTAACAACATCCCTGGAACCACCATCAACGATCCCTTCAATACCTCTGCTCTTGTCGCGGACCGTTCTATTTGGACCGATTCCTCGGAATTTCACCCTCAATGTTGGATCGACTACAGCAATCAAACATCAGTAGAGAACTGTTGGCTGGGTGATGACAGGTTGCCTTTGATGGACGTTAACACTGAGAACCAAGTTGTCATCTCAACATTACAAGCTTGGATTGCCAACTTGACTGCTGAATATCATATTGACGGTTTGCGTATCGATGCTGCCAAGCACGTCCCTGGAGAATTCTGGACAGGATTCTGTGGCGCTGCTGGTGTTTTCTGCATCGGTGAGGTCTACACCGATGACATTGG GTTTGCTGCCGAGTTCCAAACCCAAAAGTGGATGGATTCCATCCTTGGCTACCCTCTTTACTACGGTATTGTGGACGGATTCGGTACTCCAAACGGTAACATGACCAAATTCGTCGACATTGCTACTCAGGTTCTGGGCAGTTTCCCTACTCCCGGTCTCATCGGTAACTTCCTTGAAAACCATGATCTCCCTCGATGGCGAAACACTACTGCCGACTCTCAACTGGCATACAACGCGATGGTTGTTCAGTTCCTCTTTGAAGGTTTGCCAGTGGTGTACTACGGCCAGGAGCAAGATTTTGCTAGCGGTGCCGGTGATCCGTACAACCGACAAGCCCTTTGGCCTTCCCAGTATGCCAATACGACTACTTACAACCACATCAAGAGGTTGAACGAGATCCGACATGCCGTGATCTCGAACAACACCTTGTTTGACGGAAAGAACTTTTTGGACTCTCAGACCAAGATTGTGGCTTCGACCGACCATGATGTAGCGTTCAGGAAGGGACCTCTACTTACTGTCTTGACCAAC CGAGGAAGCCCCAGTCAAAACGTCGGGTTTGGCGTGCCCACTATGGGCTGGCCTTCCCAGTCCAGCGTCGTTGA CCTCCTTTCTTGCAAGCAGTTCACTGTTGGATCTGGTGGTGCCATTCTCGTCTCGTATGCTGCTTCTGGCTACGGAGGTATGCCATAC GTCTTCGCCTCACAGAGCGATGCTTCGGCTCTGAAGATCTGTGGTGATGCTGGCATGTCAACCTATGTGTCGGCCAACGCCACTTCAGCTGCTTCCCCCGCTTTGGCACCCTCAACAGGTCTTGGATCAGCTCTCAGCTTACCAGCAGTCGTTGCTGGTACACTGGGCCTGATGTCCATACTGTAA
- a CDS encoding Hypothetical Protein (Similar to TIGR gene model, INSD accession AAW40735.1), giving the protein MISLGSSRRPHVFLAIVLSLALVLFLHAHPHPQSYFLSGPISKLKVQFGLYNASDGLEKKDKRIRERVERMKGYCEAEDAFEREYGRTNLRLSRGYEGSHERMRLLLQKIMRGEPLTISAIGGSVTKGHQVWENEIWFHKFWEWLTEFSGEDVEIKEVNGAAPATGSDYFSFCFPLHIPSNSDLVLVELAVNDEGIPEHVENMENLLRGLLDLPSKPAVMLVEAMAFSNGGMGGGGGRMHLPVAQYYDVPVINQRLPLVNHFARHPQLVRPYFAQDWWGNPDTRHINSHGHRDLGMLVASFVKDVACEMFSEPTFHVQPPSSFEALSIVALAQPPQTEDKEDADAEDELLALEQKRWPEQSRSWRKVSTEEQPIGELMPGLWSAPIEYGMLPRLRVLEGWNPHLDYSVPPFHPTCLSTRAKEPRFNLTPSAIEGWEFWVHPEHLDKPYLIARTPGARVSFELETSVGIVKMYALKSKTFGLGTVECWVDEERRKSVKIEGYWDNGNVNIGRFAPIRDNLQPGKHTVTCELLEETSDPGGGHEFRMISMMSI; this is encoded by the exons ATGATCTCACTAGGCTCTTCCCGTCGCCCACATGTCTTTCTCGCCATCGTCCTCTCACTCGCTCTTGTGCTCTTCCTCCATGCTCACCCTCACCCACAATCATATTTCCTTTCCGGCCCAATATCGAAATTAAAGGTCCAATTTGGTCTCTACAATGCATCCGACGGTTTAGAAAAAAAGGACAAAAGAATACGGGAAAGAGTAGAGAGAATGAAAGGGTATTGTGAAGCGGAAGATGCGTTTGAGCGAGAATACGGGAGGACAAATCTGCGACTATCCAGAGGGTACGAGG GCTCTCATGAAAGAATGCGCTTATTGCTTCAAAAGATTATGCGAGGTGAACCGCTCACCATCTCTGCTATTGGTGGTAGTG TAACAAAAGGCCATCAGGTGTGGGAAAATGAGATTTGGTTCCACAAGTTCTGGGAGTGGTTAACTGAATTTTCTGGTGAAGACGTAGAGATTAAGGAAGTCAATGGTGCTGCGCCAG CCACTGGCTCCGACTACTTTTCCTTTTGCTTCCCTCTCCACATTCCCTCTAATTCTGATCTGGTGCTTGTCGAGTTGGCAGTGAACGATGAAGGTATTCCAGAACACGTGGAGAATATGGAGAATCTCCTTCGTGGACTGTTGGATCTTCCTAGTAAGCCCGCGGTGATGCTCGTTGAGGCTATGGCGTTCAGTAACGGTGGCATgggtggtggaggtgggAGGATGCATCT CCCCGTCGCTCAGTACTACGATGTGCCTGTGATCAACCAAAGGCTTCCACTCGTAAATCATTTTGCCAGACATCCTCAACTCGTCAGACCTTACTTTGCCCAGGA CTGGTGGGGAAATCCCGATACCCGACATATCAACTCCCACGGACACCGCGATCTCGGCATGCTCGTTGCGAGCTTTGTCAAAGACGTTGCATGCGAAATGTTTTCTGAACCCACTTTCCACGTCCAACCCCCGTCTTCATTCGAAGCTCTCTCTATTGTCGCTCTCGCACAACCGCCGCAAACAGAGGACAAGGAAGATGCCGACGCCGAGGATGAGCTACTAGCCTTAGAACAAAAACGGTGGCCTGAGCAATCCCGTAGCTGGAGGAAAGTCTCCACAGAAGAACAACCTATCGGCGAACTTATGCCCGGTCTCTGGTCCGCCCCTATTGAATATGGTATGCTCCCTCGCCTTCGCGTCTTGGAGGGATGGAATCCACATCTCGATTACTCTGTCCCTCCCTTCCACCCTACCTGTCTCTCAACCCGCGCTAAAGAACCGCGTTTCAATCTTACTCCGTCCGCCATTGAAGGGTGGGAGTTCTGGGTCCATCCAGAGCATTTGGATAAGCCGTATCTTATTGCGAGGACGCCGGGTGCTAGAGTGAGTTTTGAATTGGAGACAAGTGTTGGGATCGTCAAGATGTATGCGTTGAAGAGCAAAACGTTTGGGTTGGGTACGGTAGAGTGCTGGgtggatgaagagagaagaaagagtgTAAAGATTGAAGGCTATTGGGACAATGGAAATGT GAATATTGGGCGATTCGCCCCTATAAGAGATAACCTGCAACCAGGGAAACACACGGTCACTTGCGAACTGTTAGAAGAAACGTCTGACCCGGGTGGTGGACACGAGTTTAGAATGATATCGATGATGAG CATATAA
- a CDS encoding GTPase-activating protein SST2 (Similar to TIGR gene model, INSD accession AAW40737.1) has protein sequence MSSSISSHLMKTTRRGRPFVKDAHDLFCTLMVSLNFDTHRNFFKTYPNSFTTDDACSNLGALKFSQSTRAADSKDPTRIVTTTTTTTFSMSREMAKGICQHFMDCHLVENATDIMAGSFKDRAIYMLTSKGLHILERFVSKNGIAADHLLKIFATQPITMKLLHLERRSADDEIIITRSVIEVLFRRFIGRVPNLTKLNDDEILAHYYSRFYTKASPLPAGETLDRSEGIIMRKPGAGEKTASSDDYVFSARAAVDWMLDFTSATSIDEAAEILGQFVRYGLIAFVSDKGKIREENVIISQEAEFRVTERAIYKVTKEGIAVAKWNEPTNNHAATASKANLHADVTPGNKTRPSHEASASVSVQRRTSLSDRFRSDFDISGVPGGDNHNKDSHTARLKQILEEPALRSLFREFLRSNFCEENLSFWLDVQDFKRRFQTTSSAVAAPGSKQAKLSGHATMEKHQQDLIAMAFVIYNSYLAPASPCELNIDHNLRAELVAYMNQITADKEAGVKGHIEPGIGNTLHASQLQTMVKLYERIQVYIFRLMATDSVPKFCKTELFLTLTQQFSEYEKDESAIAGLEAKTAALVIDSRKTATHVDGRAPSPTRAYLTISQAANEKQAAKQKH, from the exons ATGTCCAGCTCTATCAGCTCTCATCTTATGAAGACCACCCGACGCGGTAGGCCATTTGTCAAG GACGCTCATGATCTGTTCTGCACTTTAATGGTCAGTCTGAACTTTGACACCCATCGAAATTTCTTCAAGACGTATCCCAACAGTTTCACAAC AGATGACGCCTGTTCCAATCTCGGCGCTCTCAAATTCTCCCAATCCACGCGGGCCGCCGATTCTAAAGATCCTACTCGTATCGTCACCACCACGACCACTACAACATTTTCAATGTCTCGTGAGATGGCCAAAGGCATTTGCCAACACTTCATGGATTGTCACCTTGTAGAGAATGCCACAGATATCATGGCCGGCTCTTTCAAAGACAGGGCTATCTATATGTTGACTTCTAAAGGCCTTCATATCCTCGAACGATTTGTGTCCAAAAATGGCATCGCGGCAGATCATCTTCTCAAGATTTTTGCGACACAACCAATCACCATGAAATTGCTTCATCTCGAAAGACGATCAGCTGATGATGAAATCATTATCACACGAAGCGTCATTGAAGTCTTGTTCAGGCGTTTCATCGGCCGTGTACCAAACTTAACCAAGTTGAATGACGATGAAATATTGGCGCATTACTATTCTCGATTCTATACCAAGGCATCACCTCTTCCAGCAGGTGAGACGCTCGATCGGTCAGAGGGTATCATTATGCGAAAACCTGGTGCGGGCGAGAAAACAGCCTCATCGGACGACTACGTATTCTCAGCACGGGCCGCCGTAGACTGGATGTTGGATTTCACATCAGCGACTAGCATAGATGAGGCCGCAGAAATCCTTGGCCAATTTGTACGATACGGATTAATCGCATTTGTGAGCGACAAGGGGAAGATCAGAGAGGAGAATGTGATTATCAGC CAAGAAGCGGAATTTCGAGTTACAGAGCGAGCCATTTACAAAGTCACAAAGGAAGGAATCGCCGTTGCGAAATGGAACGAACCCACTAACAACCATGCCGCTACAGCCTCTAAAGCCAACCTTCACGCTGATGTTACTCCAGGCAACAAAACCCGGCCATCCCACGAAGCGAGCGCCTCTGTTTCCGTACAACGGCGTACATCGCTCTCTGACCGCTTCCGCAGCGATTTTGATATTTCTGGTGTACCGGGCGGCGATAACCACAACAAGGATAGTCATACAGCGCGTCTGAAGCAGATCCTCGAAGAACCTGCTTTGAGGAGCTTGTTCCGCGAATTCTTGAGGAGCAATTTCTGTGAGGAGAATTTGAGCTTCTGGTTGGACGTACAGGATTTTAAGAGAAGATTTCAAACCACAAGTTCGGCCGTCGCAGCGCCGGGATCGAAGCAGGCAAAGCTCTCTGGCCATGCAACAATGGAAAAGCATCAGCAGGATTTGATCGCGATGGCCTTCGTCATTTATAACT CTTACCTAGCGCCCGCGTCTCCTTGCGAACTCAACATCGACCATAACCTTCGAGCCGAGTTGGTGGCTTACATGAACCAGATCACAGCCGACAAGGAAGCAGGCGTGAAGGGCCATATTGAGCCCGGCATTGGTAATACCTTACATGCTAGCCAGCTGCAAACTATGGTCAAGCTTTATGAGCGAATCCAGGTATATATCTTTAGACTAATGGCGACCGATTCGGTGCCCAAG TTCTGCAAAACTGAGCTT TTCCTCACCCTCACACAACAGTTTTCAGAATACGAAAAGGACGAGTCCGCCATTGCTGGCCTGGAAGCCAAGACAGCCGCCCTTGTCATCGATTCTCGCAAGACTGCGACTCACGTCGATGGGCGGGCGCCCAGTCCTACTCGCGCGTACCTTACTATCTCTCAG GCTGCAAACGAGAAGCAAGCTGCTAAGCAAAAGCATTAG
- a CDS encoding LSDR, putative (Similar to TIGR gene model, INSD accession AAW40739.1) — protein MSYIEDLFGLTGKTALITGATRGIGSRMALALAKAGADIILVQRNTSNTSTRDAIVAAGRKADIVVCDLSDAASVGKLIPHVTKELGRTLDVVVNCGGIQRRHPVENFPDDDWNEVLQVNLNTVFTITRDAGRHMLESRGGVAGEPVPEGGAAGNPRGFGKIINISSLVAFQGGLNVVAYAAAKHGVQGIVKSFSNGWAAKGVCVNAIAPGYIATDMNEALIADKDRARQILERIPAGRWGTPEDFEGAVVFLASRASDYVTGECLFVDGGWMARECIQCSCMISADQGYDPHQVKQDGTYCCIYYYIEGFRAKPCIHQ, from the exons ATGTCCTACATAGAAGATCTCTTTGGTCTTACCGGCAAAACTGCTTT GATTACTGGCGCAACCCGAGGCATCGGGTCTCGAATGGCCCTTGCTCTCGCCAAAGCCGGTGCCGACATCATCCTTGTCCAACGTAACACCAGCAACACCTCCACCCGAGACGCCATTGTTGCCGCCGGTCGCAAGGCCGACATTGTCGTCTGCGACCTCAGTGATGCGGCCTCTGTTGGCAAGCTCATTCCCCACGTTACCAAGGAGCTCGGGCGAACTCTTGACGTTGTCGTGAACTGTGGCGGTATCCAACGTAGACACCCTGTTGAGAACTTCCCTGATGATGACTGGAACGAAGTTCTCCAGGTCAACTTGAACACTGTCTTCACTATCACTCGAGATGCTGGTAGGCACATGCTCGAATCTCGAGGTGGTGTCGCTGGTGAGCCCGTCCCCGAAGGCGGTGCTGCTGGTAACCCCAGGGGCTTCGGCAAGATCATCAACATCTCCAGTTTAGTGGCTTTCCAGGGTGGTTTGAACGTTGTGGCTTACGCTGCTGCCAAGCACGGTGTCCAAGGAATC GTCAAGTCCTTCTCTAACGGTTGGGCTGCCAAGGGCGTCTGTGTCAATGCCATTGCCCCCGGTTACATCGCCACTGAC ATGAACGAGGCTCTCATAGCAGACAAGGACCGAGCTCGTCAAATCCTTGAACGTATCCCTGCCGGCAGATGGGGAACCCCTGAAGACTTCGAGGGTGCCGTTGTCTTCCTTGCTTCTCGAGCGAGTGACTACGTCACCGGTGAATGTCTTTTCGTTGACGGTGGATGGATGGCTCGTGAGTGTATTCAGTGTTCCTGTATGATCAGTGCTGACCAAGGATATGATCCACATCAGGTTAAGCAAGACGGGACTTATTGTTGTATCTACTATTATATAGAAGGTTTTCGTGCAAAGCCATGCATTCACCAATAA